Proteins co-encoded in one Flavobacterium sp. M31R6 genomic window:
- a CDS encoding RagB/SusD family nutrient uptake outer membrane protein, protein MKRINIIKSIFFVSTVALGVSCTNLDEEVLDGFVVNNSGSGTVNTASFLQSAYEGLRGFQDQDKMFTLDEMSGDGLVGPTRGGDWDDNAKWRQFHVHTWGSDNVEIRNAWNALLTNVYNCNLVIYNPATDSQKDQARFLRAFYYYNIIDLFGQAPYREEGSDITDNPKFWTRKEATAFVISELEAIVGKLPARVANDASIANADAAHLLLAKLYLNKGVFNADNAAGPYTFDAADMNKVISNVDAISSSLAPEYWSNFAPTNNTSNEIIFSSKNVLGSGGGIQSRWRMGMHYNQTPDGWNGFATVAEYYNRFDAADDRRQHTSPSIIANFGNPIGFQYGQMYKPGGVIALKDRNGNPLFYTKELTMITSGKTLETAGIRTQKYEPDAANLGNPENDYVLMRYSDALLMKAEAALRGGTGGAAVAKTILDQIDVRAKLPAGSTPATLDGIYLERGKELWYEGWRRNDMIRFGKFLAPRELKPTTSDPKYALYPIPADALFNPNVTQNPGY, encoded by the coding sequence ATGAAAAGAATAAATATAATTAAAAGCATCTTTTTTGTAAGTACTGTAGCTTTAGGCGTTAGTTGTACAAATTTAGATGAAGAAGTTTTAGACGGATTTGTAGTAAATAACAGTGGTTCTGGAACTGTAAATACTGCTTCTTTCTTGCAATCTGCTTATGAAGGTTTAAGAGGTTTTCAAGACCAAGACAAAATGTTTACTTTGGATGAGATGTCCGGTGATGGATTAGTTGGTCCTACTAGAGGTGGTGACTGGGATGACAATGCAAAATGGAGACAATTCCACGTGCATACTTGGGGATCTGATAACGTAGAGATTAGAAATGCTTGGAATGCCTTGCTAACTAATGTGTATAACTGTAACTTGGTTATTTATAACCCAGCTACTGATTCTCAAAAAGATCAAGCTCGTTTTTTAAGAGCGTTTTATTACTATAATATTATTGATTTGTTTGGGCAAGCACCTTACAGAGAAGAAGGCTCTGATATTACAGATAATCCTAAATTTTGGACTAGAAAAGAAGCTACAGCTTTTGTAATAAGTGAATTGGAGGCAATAGTTGGTAAATTACCTGCTCGTGTTGCTAATGATGCTAGTATTGCTAATGCAGATGCTGCTCACTTGCTGTTAGCTAAATTGTATTTGAATAAAGGAGTATTTAATGCTGATAATGCAGCAGGTCCTTATACATTTGATGCTGCTGATATGAATAAAGTGATTTCAAATGTAGATGCTATTTCAAGTTCATTGGCTCCTGAGTATTGGAGCAATTTTGCACCAACAAATAACACTTCAAACGAGATTATTTTTTCTTCTAAAAATGTGCTAGGGTCTGGTGGAGGAATACAATCAAGATGGAGAATGGGAATGCACTACAATCAAACTCCTGATGGATGGAATGGTTTTGCAACCGTAGCCGAATATTATAATAGATTTGATGCTGCAGATGATCGTAGACAACATACTTCGCCTTCAATCATAGCTAATTTTGGTAATCCAATTGGGTTCCAATATGGACAAATGTATAAACCCGGAGGAGTTATCGCTTTGAAAGACAGAAATGGTAATCCATTATTCTATACTAAAGAGCTAACTATGATTACTAGTGGAAAAACTTTGGAAACAGCAGGGATTCGTACTCAAAAATACGAACCAGATGCTGCCAATTTAGGAAATCCAGAAAATGATTATGTATTAATGCGTTATTCTGATGCTTTGTTAATGAAAGCTGAAGCTGCCTTAAGAGGTGGTACAGGAGGAGCAGCCGTAGCAAAAACAATTCTTGATCAAATTGATGTAAGAGCTAAATTACCTGCGGGTTCTACTCCAGCAACTTTGGACGGTATTTATCTAGAAAGAGGAAAAGAATTATGGTATGAAGGATGGAGAAGAAATGATATGATTCGTTTCGGAAAGTTTTTAGCTCCTAGAGAATTAAAACCAACAACTTCTGATCCTAAGTATGCTTTATATCCTATACCAGCAGATGCATTATTTAATCCTAATGTAACGCAAAATCCTGGATACTAA